The Nitrospirae bacterium YQR-1 genomic interval CCAAACGCCATCCCTGAGCCGATTGTTATCTTTGACTGCTCTATCTGATAGCCTATCCCCTTAGGGTCTATCTCAGGATTAATGAAAGCTAAAATGCGGTTTTTCTGGTAATCTTTAAGATGCTTCCAAATGGTTTTTCCACCCAGGGGCACTACCACCAGCGCTATTGCTATAAGAATTAGAAGCAGTTTTTTTTCTATTTTCTTAGACAACGCTAAAAAAAAGAATGTCGTAAAAAGAATAATCCCTGTACCAAGATGTGGCTGCTTAATTATCAAAATAAATGGAATAATTCCAAAGATAAGCAAAGACAATAAAAATGACCTCTTATCAAGCGGACTTTTTACGGAACTAAGGTACTTTGAAACCCCGATTACCAGAATCAGCCTAAATATCTCAGACGGTTGAAAGGAGATAATTTTTAAATCCAGCCACCTCTGTGCACCAAGACCGCTTTTGCCCATAACTAACACAAGTACAAGTAAAAATATCCCAATGCCGTATATGGCATAGCCCGCTTCCCGAAGCCATAAATAATCGTAAACCATAACGATAAATAAAACAATGAACCCAATAAGCACCCATACCAATTGTTTCAAATAGTAGTTGGGATGTATTGCCGAGGACATAATTGGCCGTGTGGTACTGTAGATGGTCATAACACTTATTATTGAAATAGCCAACAGCAGTATAAGCATGAGGGCATCTACCTGTTTAAGGTACTTTCTGTTAATCTGAAAGAAACTCATTCCTTTGCCGCCTCATGTTTTTTATACCATGGGCTTTTAAAAAAAGCCTCGATCACGTTTTTTGCAATAGGAGCGGCAGCACTTCCTCCATGCCCGCCGTGTTCAACTACAACCGCAACCGCTATCTGAGGCTCCTCAGACGGTGCATAGGCAATGAACCACCCGTGGTCTCTGAGATGTGGTTTAAGGGTTTCTGTTTTTACTCTGCCCTTTACTACCTGAGCAGTGCCGGTTTTGCCTGAGACGCGGGCTATCGTACTGCGTGCTCTGCCCCCTGTTCCGCCATCCTCATTAACAACCCCGTACATGGCGCTTTTAACCTCGGCAAAGACCTCAGGTTTTATTTTAAGCCGTTTGGATTCATCAGGGAGGGGGGTGCCCTTTATCAGGCTAAGACGCACCGGAAGTCCCTCGTTTGCAACCATGGCTGAAAGTAACGCCGCCTGCGCCGGCGTTATATTAACATATCCCTGCCCGATTGAAGCTACAAAGGTCTCACCAAGGAACCATGGCTGCTTCATAGTCTTTTGTTTCCATGTTGTTGATGGAATGAGCCCCTCTCTCTCATCAGTCCCTACAATGTCAAGGCCGGTCTTTTTACCCAAACCAAACATAGAGGCATATTTTTTTATTTTATCAATGCCAAGTTTTCTGCCAACCTCATAGAAGTATATATCACAGGACTGTACCAGCCCTCTGTGGAAAGTGACGGAACCGTGAGCGCTCCAGCATCCAAATGACCACGAACCATAGTGGAGCTCACCACCGCAGCCCACCTGAGTTTTAGGTGTTATCACACCGTCATCAAGTCCGGCTACCGACATGAGAACTTTAAATATCGAACCCGGAGGATAAGAACTCTGAAGCGCCCTGTTTAAAAGCGGATACCGTTTGTCTTTATGCAAAGACGCCCACTTCTCGGAGTCTATTCCCATGACAAAATCGTTAGGGTCAAAAGACGGCAGGCTTGCCATGGCAAGGACCTCACCGTTGCGGGGGTCTATAGCTACCAGAGAGCCGGTTTTATCCTGAAATGATTCCTCTGCTACCCTTTGGAGGTTTATATCCAGGCTGAGAGTTATGTCATCACCTGTGCTGGGCTCTATGATTTCCAGTTCTTTCAACTGTCTGCCCAGAGCATCCACCTCGATTATCTTTTTCCCTGCACTTCCCCTCAGAGTGGCGTCAAAAAGCTGCTCCACTCCCCACTGTCCCACAAATGTCTCAGGGGATATATCATCCAGTTGTAGTTTCTCTATCTGTTGTTTATTGGGTTTTCCAAGGTAACCTATAACGTGAGAGCCCACGGTGTTATAAACATAGTTTCTCGTCACGCTTGTTTCTATAATAAGGCCCGGAAAATCAGACTTACTTGCCTCTATTTCCGCCACTTCCTTAAAAGACAAACCCTCTTTGAGCACAATTGTTTTAAAAATATTGTTTTTCTCTTTTCTTATCTTTGCAGCAAGTTTAGACTCATCGGTTTTAAGAATTGCGGCAAGTCCGGCAGTATCAACCGTAGTGTGCCCGGGAATAAGAGATGCGTAAAAGTAAGGTTTATTTTTAACAAGGGGCACCCCCCCTCTGTCGTATATGATTCCACGCGATGAGGGCATCATAACAACCCTAACCCTGTTTGAATCCGCAGCCTCACGATAATCGCTGCCTTTTAATATCTGGATGACGTAGAGCCTTACGGCAAGTATAAAAAACACCGTAATTATGACATAAACCGTAAAACCGGCAAATCCTTCAAAATACTCCTTATTCATCTCTTTCTCGCATGACAAAATACCCTGACACGGCATTTATCAGGGATTGAAACATTATATTGTCAATGGCTGTAGATATATCCACAGGCCTGGTATCAAAAACAGATAAGGATGAATAAACGACAACACCGTCAACAATGGTGAAAGCAAAACTAAGAAGTGCATTAAGCAAGGGGGTGAAGTTAAAGATGCCGGTCTTAAAAAAAGAGGCTATGAAAATCACTGAGCTTTTAGAAAGCATGTTGGGGCCGATTATTCTAAGTGAGAGGCTGTCCTCTATAAACCCTATACCTGAGGCCCATAAAAAAGCCTTTGATTCAGGCCACTTTATACCCATATAATAAACTAAGAGCAGAGTTAAATTTAGTTTTAAGTTTAAAAAACCAGCCCTGTCAACAGCCATAGCCAAAGCGGTAAGAGACAACCAAAAAAGGTATTCCCTCGCCTTTTTCATTTAAGTG includes:
- the rodA gene encoding rod shape-determining protein RodA — protein: MSFFQINRKYLKQVDALMLILLLAISIISVMTIYSTTRPIMSSAIHPNYYLKQLVWVLIGFIVLFIVMVYDYLWLREAGYAIYGIGIFLLVLVLVMGKSGLGAQRWLDLKIISFQPSEIFRLILVIGVSKYLSSVKSPLDKRSFLLSLLIFGIIPFILIIKQPHLGTGIILFTTFFFLALSKKIEKKLLLILIAIALVVVPLGGKTIWKHLKDYQKNRILAFINPEIDPKGIGYQIEQSKITIGSGMAFGRGFLKGTQGPLKFLPEKHTDFVFSVFAEEWGFAGAMMLFGFYLIFFIRGFDTAIKAKDEFGKYLASGLTFMLFLYFLINIGMTLGMMPVVGVPIPFMSYGGTSLISNFIIAGILINIRMRRLVMVY
- the mrdA gene encoding penicillin-binding protein 2; translated protein: MNKEYFEGFAGFTVYVIITVFFILAVRLYVIQILKGSDYREAADSNRVRVVMMPSSRGIIYDRGGVPLVKNKPYFYASLIPGHTTVDTAGLAAILKTDESKLAAKIRKEKNNIFKTIVLKEGLSFKEVAEIEASKSDFPGLIIETSVTRNYVYNTVGSHVIGYLGKPNKQQIEKLQLDDISPETFVGQWGVEQLFDATLRGSAGKKIIEVDALGRQLKELEIIEPSTGDDITLSLDINLQRVAEESFQDKTGSLVAIDPRNGEVLAMASLPSFDPNDFVMGIDSEKWASLHKDKRYPLLNRALQSSYPPGSIFKVLMSVAGLDDGVITPKTQVGCGGELHYGSWSFGCWSAHGSVTFHRGLVQSCDIYFYEVGRKLGIDKIKKYASMFGLGKKTGLDIVGTDEREGLIPSTTWKQKTMKQPWFLGETFVASIGQGYVNITPAQAALLSAMVANEGLPVRLSLIKGTPLPDESKRLKIKPEVFAEVKSAMYGVVNEDGGTGGRARSTIARVSGKTGTAQVVKGRVKTETLKPHLRDHGWFIAYAPSEEPQIAVAVVVEHGGHGGSAAAPIAKNVIEAFFKSPWYKKHEAAKE
- the mreD gene encoding rod shape-determining protein MreD translates to MKKAREYLFWLSLTALAMAVDRAGFLNLKLNLTLLLVYYMGIKWPESKAFLWASGIGFIEDSLSLRIIGPNMLSKSSVIFIASFFKTGIFNFTPLLNALLSFAFTIVDGVVVYSSLSVFDTRPVDISTAIDNIMFQSLINAVSGYFVMRERDE